A single genomic interval of Aulosira sp. FACHB-615 harbors:
- a CDS encoding SDR family oxidoreductase — protein sequence MALVTGAGQGLGLEIAGAVVFLASPAASYITGQVLAVDGGDLTHL from the coding sequence ATTGCTTTAGTAACTGGAGCAGGACAAGGCTTAGGGCTAGAAATTGCAGGTGCTGTTGTCTTCCTCGCTTCTCCAGCCGCGTCATATATCACAGGCCAAGTTTTAGCCGTTGATGGTGGCGACCTGACTCATTTGTGA
- a CDS encoding 4Fe-4S binding protein has product MIELVSHKLCINCNLCVQVCPTNVFDAVPNQPPVIARKEDCQTCFMCEAYCPADALYVAPQSHTEIAVNEDDLIESGIMGEYRRILGWGYGRKNNSELDTAHKLRQLPRPYQS; this is encoded by the coding sequence ATGATTGAGCTTGTCAGCCATAAACTCTGTATTAATTGCAATCTTTGTGTTCAAGTTTGTCCGACTAATGTCTTTGATGCAGTTCCCAACCAACCACCTGTAATTGCTCGTAAAGAAGACTGTCAAACTTGTTTTATGTGTGAAGCTTATTGTCCTGCGGATGCGCTTTATGTTGCACCCCAGTCTCATACAGAGATTGCAGTTAATGAGGATGATTTGATTGAAAGTGGCATTATGGGTGAATATCGCCGGATATTAGGTTGGGGATATGGCAGAAAAAATAATAGTGAATTAGATACGGCGCATAAATTACGCCAATTACCGCGCCCATATCAAAGTTAA
- a CDS encoding FAD/NAD(P)-binding protein, whose product MQPNSLTTHTPTTIVIVGGGFSGSLVATHLMKTASQPLIIKLIERSHQIGKGIAYSTDTNCHLLNVSAGNMSAFAHDPGHLLRWLYYNQNELEPFFTEEVNPSSFIPRKVYGLYIQSILAEAEATAPNDVHLERLTDEVVGIEPEDKGTIVALRSGRCFYADKVVLALGNSPFTPPASDHPNTNNENHRRNAWSADALAGLDPDASVLLVGTGLTMVDMVLSLHDRQHQGKIYAVSRRGLFPQQHQASQPYPAWLTLETAPNTARGWVRRLRQEVKHATAQGYDWRAVIDSLRPLTQQIWQKLPTLEQQRFLRHITPYWDVHRHRIAQKVADVIKEMVDSGQLIIAAGRIQEYQPLSKGLAVTISERKTQNNIVLQVNRVVNCTGVAADYRHSPHPLIDNLRSQKLVRPNSIGLGLDTNTDGALYTADNSVSNLLYTLGTPRKGDLWETIAVPELRVQAQKLAKTLLDSLPVRVRSIPTMPLSNSQASDPNSSPSNFLFRQFFDPESSTYTYLIADQQTGDAVLVDPVLEQVDRDLQSLEELGLKLRYCLETHLHADHITGAGQLRRKTACQVIVPQNPAVTKADRSLVGGEILEIGSVIIEAIFTPGHTASHIAYLVNKTHLLTGDALLIRGCGRTDFQEGDPGTLYDAVTQRLFTLPDDTLVYPAHDYKGRTVSTIGEEKRLNARFSVRNRSQFITIMNNLKLSYPQKMNAAVPANQYCGDFIPQESVDTVTTSVTDAEQKQIELTVMTNTEIYNDYFAMYI is encoded by the coding sequence ATGCAGCCTAATTCTTTAACTACCCACACTCCAACCACGATAGTTATTGTTGGCGGAGGCTTTAGTGGTTCTCTAGTGGCTACGCATTTGATGAAAACTGCCAGCCAGCCCCTCATTATCAAGCTGATTGAGCGTAGCCATCAAATTGGTAAAGGCATTGCCTACAGCACAGATACCAACTGTCATTTGCTGAATGTGTCCGCAGGAAATATGAGTGCATTTGCTCATGATCCAGGACATCTGCTGCGGTGGTTGTATTACAACCAAAACGAGTTAGAACCATTTTTTACCGAAGAAGTTAATCCTAGTAGTTTTATTCCGCGTAAAGTTTATGGTTTATATATTCAATCAATTTTGGCAGAAGCCGAAGCAACTGCACCTAATGACGTACATCTCGAACGCTTAACAGATGAAGTTGTCGGAATTGAACCAGAAGACAAGGGAACAATTGTTGCTTTACGTAGCGGCCGCTGTTTTTATGCAGATAAAGTAGTTTTGGCTTTAGGAAACTCGCCTTTTACACCTCCAGCCAGTGATCATCCCAATACTAACAACGAAAATCATCGGCGGAATGCTTGGTCAGCCGATGCCCTAGCAGGACTTGATCCTGATGCTTCTGTGTTGCTGGTTGGTACTGGGCTAACAATGGTGGATATGGTGTTATCTCTGCACGATCGCCAGCATCAAGGCAAAATTTATGCTGTGTCGCGTCGGGGATTATTCCCCCAACAACATCAAGCCTCTCAACCTTATCCAGCTTGGTTAACTCTTGAAACTGCACCCAATACAGCACGAGGTTGGGTACGACGACTACGACAAGAGGTCAAACATGCCACAGCCCAAGGTTACGACTGGCGGGCTGTGATTGATTCTCTGCGCCCTCTGACACAACAAATCTGGCAAAAACTACCAACTTTAGAACAGCAGCGTTTTTTGCGTCATATTACACCTTATTGGGATGTCCATCGTCACCGGATTGCCCAAAAAGTCGCAGATGTGATTAAAGAAATGGTGGATTCTGGTCAATTAATCATTGCCGCCGGACGAATTCAAGAATATCAACCATTATCCAAAGGTTTAGCAGTCACCATATCTGAGCGCAAAACTCAGAATAACATCGTTTTACAGGTGAATCGGGTGGTGAACTGCACAGGGGTAGCCGCAGATTATCGCCACTCGCCTCATCCGCTAATTGATAATTTGCGATCGCAAAAATTAGTCCGTCCCAATAGCATTGGTTTAGGGCTAGATACAAATACAGATGGTGCTTTATACACCGCCGATAATTCTGTTTCCAATTTACTTTATACCTTGGGAACTCCGCGCAAAGGCGACTTATGGGAAACAATCGCGGTTCCAGAATTACGGGTACAGGCACAGAAACTAGCAAAAACATTGTTGGATTCATTACCAGTGCGGGTGCGTTCAATTCCGACAATGCCGTTATCCAATAGCCAAGCCAGCGATCCCAATTCATCCCCATCAAACTTTTTATTTCGGCAATTTTTTGACCCAGAAAGCAGCACCTATACTTATTTAATTGCTGATCAACAAACCGGAGATGCAGTATTAGTTGATCCTGTATTAGAACAAGTTGACCGCGATTTGCAATCCTTAGAAGAATTGGGATTAAAACTACGTTATTGCCTAGAAACTCACCTTCATGCTGACCATATTACCGGGGCAGGTCAACTCCGGCGCAAAACTGCTTGTCAGGTAATTGTGCCGCAAAATCCGGCGGTGACAAAAGCCGATCGCTCCCTTGTGGGTGGTGAAATTCTCGAAATTGGCTCAGTAATCATTGAAGCAATTTTTACGCCAGGACACACTGCCAGCCACATCGCATATTTAGTCAACAAAACTCACCTGTTAACTGGTGATGCTTTATTGATTCGGGGTTGTGGACGCACAGATTTTCAAGAAGGTGATCCAGGCACTTTATATGATGCGGTAACACAACGCCTGTTCACCTTGCCCGATGATACCTTGGTATATCCAGCCCACGACTACAAAGGACGCACAGTTTCGACAATTGGTGAAGAAAAACGCCTCAACGCCAGATTTAGCGTTCGCAACCGCAGCCAATTCATCACCATCATGAATAATCTGAAATTGAGTTATCCCCAAAAAATGAATGCAGCTGTACCTGCAAATCAATACTGTGGTGACTTTATTCCTCAAGAAAGCGTGGATACAGTTACAACCTCTGTTACAGATGCAGAACAAAAACAAATAGAACTAACTGTCATGACGAATACAGAAATCTACAACGATTACTTTGCTATGTATATCTAA
- a CDS encoding outer membrane protein assembly factor, which translates to MQISKTAILTLATLAASNVTQQALAVTTTPAKETKKDVVVPVIEETPIRTEAISAPETVVTPQFTQKSTVINKKSPVVLTPVNQSKTTLPTDNNLVVTAIDVQIVGATPELQEIVRRVIKTQPGGDTSQNQLQKDVAAILETGLFTTANVNSRSTAAGLSVTYQVQPVIVRSLQLSGAKVLTYQVALEQFQPQFNSAISPTGLQKAVQQVNKWYSDNGYNLARVLSIKPSREGILNINVAEGLVGDIKFRFVNDEGQTVDSKGNPVTGRTKPEFLRQQIKLQTGQIFQEKLVQQDIQQLYRTGLFSSVNVALEGDASKLDLVYELKENGARAINLGGSYNANQGIIGTVNYQDQNVAGKNNILNLNVGVSSRDLQFDGKLINPYRPNNPDSLGYTVNGFRRQELSDTFDDTIKLANGDKVREGQIGGSVSLQRPIDGWDASLGLNYTRTTIRDRQGNINSSDAQGNPLSASGTGIDDLTTVSFTAAKDKRNNPLNPTQGSLLKLSTEQSIPIGQGNISLNRVTANFSQYVPVKVFDSKQTQVFALNVQAGTVIGDLPPYEAFNLGGSNSVRGYDAGKVGSGRSYVLASAEYRFPILPIVGGVLFADFGSDLGSGSTVLGDPAGARDKPGYGFGYGAGVRLDSPLGLIRADYGINNQGESKVHLGIGQRF; encoded by the coding sequence AAGAAACTAAAAAAGATGTCGTAGTTCCGGTAATTGAAGAAACTCCCATCCGCACCGAAGCCATTTCAGCGCCGGAAACTGTGGTTACGCCGCAATTTACCCAAAAATCCACAGTTATTAACAAAAAATCTCCTGTAGTACTCACTCCAGTTAATCAAAGTAAGACTACTTTACCAACAGATAATAATTTAGTTGTTACAGCAATAGATGTACAGATAGTAGGCGCGACTCCCGAATTGCAAGAAATTGTCCGCCGCGTGATAAAAACCCAGCCTGGGGGAGACACCAGCCAAAACCAGCTACAAAAAGATGTCGCCGCAATTTTAGAGACTGGTTTATTTACCACCGCCAATGTTAATAGCCGCAGCACAGCCGCAGGGTTGAGTGTAACTTATCAAGTGCAACCAGTAATAGTGCGATCGCTGCAACTTTCTGGTGCAAAGGTACTAACTTATCAAGTAGCCCTGGAACAATTTCAACCGCAATTCAATAGCGCCATCAGTCCCACCGGATTGCAAAAAGCGGTGCAACAGGTCAATAAATGGTACAGCGACAACGGTTATAACTTGGCGCGAGTCCTATCAATTAAACCCAGCCGGGAGGGAATACTTAACATCAACGTCGCCGAAGGTTTAGTAGGTGATATTAAATTCCGATTTGTCAACGATGAAGGTCAAACTGTTGATAGTAAAGGTAATCCCGTCACCGGAAGGACTAAACCAGAGTTTTTACGGCAGCAAATTAAACTACAAACTGGGCAAATATTTCAAGAAAAATTAGTCCAGCAAGATATTCAACAATTATACCGCACAGGCTTATTTTCGAGTGTGAATGTGGCTTTAGAAGGCGATGCTAGTAAATTAGATTTAGTTTATGAACTCAAGGAAAATGGCGCACGGGCAATTAATTTGGGTGGAAGTTATAACGCTAATCAAGGCATTATAGGCACTGTTAATTATCAAGACCAAAACGTTGCCGGAAAGAACAATATTTTAAATTTGAATGTAGGTGTTAGTAGTCGTGATTTGCAATTTGACGGGAAATTAATTAATCCTTATCGTCCTAACAATCCTGATAGCTTGGGTTACACCGTTAACGGCTTCCGTCGCCAAGAACTTTCCGACACCTTTGATGACACCATTAAATTAGCTAACGGTGATAAAGTGCGGGAAGGGCAAATTGGCGGGAGTGTCAGCTTGCAAAGACCGATTGATGGTTGGGATGCGTCTTTAGGATTGAATTATACAAGAACAACAATCCGCGATCGCCAAGGTAATATTAATTCAAGCGATGCCCAAGGAAATCCCTTATCTGCCAGTGGTACAGGTATTGATGACTTAACGACCGTCTCTTTCACCGCCGCTAAAGACAAACGCAATAACCCACTCAACCCCACTCAAGGTTCCTTACTCAAATTAAGTACAGAACAATCTATACCCATCGGTCAAGGAAATATCTCCCTCAACCGCGTCACCGCCAATTTCAGTCAATATGTACCAGTCAAAGTATTCGACAGTAAACAAACGCAAGTATTCGCTTTAAATGTCCAAGCCGGGACAGTCATTGGCGATTTACCACCTTACGAAGCCTTTAATTTGGGTGGTTCCAACTCTGTGCGCGGTTACGATGCAGGTAAAGTTGGCAGTGGACGCAGTTACGTTTTAGCTTCCGCAGAATACCGCTTCCCCATTCTACCCATAGTTGGGGGCGTGTTATTTGCCGACTTCGGCTCAGATTTAGGTTCTGGTAGCACCGTTTTAGGAGACCCGGCGGGTGCGCGTGATAAACCCGGTTACGGGTTTGGCTACGGTGCAGGTGTGCGCTTAGATTCCCCACTGGGGTTAATTCGTGCTGACTACGGCATTAACAACCAAGGCGAAAGTAAAGTGCATCTGGGTATCGGTCAGCGATTTTAA